In Clostridium ljungdahlii DSM 13528, the genomic window ATTCATAAAGTAGGTAGAACATATATGTTTGTTACTTCAACTAAAAATGTTATATACTTAAAGACAGATGATATAACTTATGGAATATCACCGGAAAACTTTCAAGAATTTGAATTAAAAATACAAGAAAGACATATAGAAAATTTACAGTGGCAAAATAAATTAAATAAGGGTGTTGAACTAAGAAAAGAACCCAAATTTCTTGTACCATTTATAATTGCAGCAATTATAGTCCTAATGCTTACGTTAAACCCTATAATCATGTATCTTTATGGAAACTTGCCAGATAGAATGCCTTTAAGTTTTAATCCAAATTTTATAGCTGTAGAATTTGGAACAGGGAAGCAGTTTGCATTTAAACAAATGACATATGGGCTTTTGAATATGGGACTGCTGTTTTGCATGTACTATGCTGCATATATTTTTTCTAAATATGATAAAAAAGTTTTTTATAAGTTTATATATACTGCATTGGTAGTGGCAGCATTTTTTTTAATTATGCAGATAAGAATACTTTGCACATTTAAATAATATTATTTTGGAATGGAGAATTATATGGAAATTAGTTTAAGGCTTAAAATTGTATCAAGTATGGTAGACAATTGTGAATGTGTAGCAGATATAGGTACAGATCACGGATATGTCCCTATTTATTTAGTAGAAAGTAAGGTGTGTAAAAGGGCTATAGCTTCAGATATAAATAAAGGACCTGTAGAAAAAGCCAGATTTAATATAAAACTTCATGGATTGGAAAATAAAATAGACGTAAGACTCGGTAGTGGACTTGCCTCTATAAAGCCTGGAGAAGCTCAGTATGTGATAATTGCAGGTATGGGAGGCAATCTTATAAGAGACATAATTATTGATGGTATGGAAATATTTAAAAAGGCAGATGCTTTAATACTTCAACCTATGAGAAATTCTGAAGTTCTTAGAGAATATATATACAAAAGTGGTTTTAAAATAATAGATGAAGAATTATGTATTGACGAAAACAGATTTTATGAGATAATAAAAATAAGATATGATAATGAAAGACAAGAAGTAGATAGTATATTCTATGAAGTGGGAAAGGCTTTGATAGACAAAAAGCATAAGCTTCTTTTAAAATTTGTAAGAAGTAAGATTGAATCTTATAATAAAATAATTTTAAATATAAAAGACAATACGGAGCTAGCCAGAAGTAGAAAAGAAGATTTATGTAATAAAATAAAGAAGCTGCAGGAGTTGATAGAATGTATTTAAGAGTACAGGATATACATGATATATTGGAAAAAAGAGCACCTTCCATACTTAAAGAAAGCTATGATAATGTAGGACTTATGGTAGGAGATATGAAATGTGAAGTAGGATCTATACTTGTGGCTTTAGATTGTACACTAGAAGTAATAGAAGAAGCTTTAAGGAATAATTGTAATCTTATATTTACCCATCACCCACTACTTTTTAAAAGACCATATACCATAACTACTGATACTCTAATAGGAAAAAAAATAATAGAGTTAATAAGAAATAATATAAATGTATATTCCAGTCATACTAATCTTGATTCTGTAAAAGGGGGAATAAATGATATTATTATGGAAAAGCTTGGACTTACCAATCATGATGTTATTGAACCTTCTAGAATTAAGAATTATGGTGAAAATGATTGTGGCATAGGAAGAATTGCAAGTCTTACCGAACCTATGACTTTAGCTAGGTTTTGTAATGAGGTAAAGAAATGTTTGAATATCTCTTCAGTTAGATATTCAGGAAATGAACTTAAAATTATAAATAAAGTGGCCCTTATAAACGGAAGTGGCCAGGATTATTTTGATGCAGCTAAAGCATTAGGTGCAGATTGTGTTATTACAGGTGATACTACTTATCATTATGTAAGTGATTTTCAAGAACAAGGTATAGCTGTAATTGATGCAGGACATTTCGGAACAGAATGGCCTGCTATGGAAATTATAGCTAATTTTTTAAGACATGAAATAAAAGTAAGAGGATTTGAGAATACTGTAATTTTATCAAAAGTAAATAAAAGTCCGTATAAATATAAGTAGAAATGAAAATTGAATTCATTTCTACTTTTTTTAAAATAAATATGGAAAGTATTTCACAGTATGGTGTTATTTACTCTAGAATTATATTTAAAAAATTTATTTAAATTAATGGGAGGAAGATATGATAAATTTACTTATTGAAATTCAGAAAAATATGGGGATTATAAAGAAAAATAAGAAAGATATAAAAGAAGATTCAAATGTTAGCTTATTGAAAGAGATGAAAAAAGAATTTGAGGCAGAAAAGCTAAATTACAAAAATATAGATAATAAATTTAAAAAGATAGAAGAGGATATGAAAGAACTAGAAGAAAAAATAAGTAAGCTAAAAGGGGATATAAAGATAGATGAGAATAAGTTATATGGAGACATGAAGTATGATTTAAAGTTTATGGAAACGCTGGAGAAGTCTATTAAATTGAAAGAAAATGATATAAAGAAATTGGAAGAAGATAGCTTAAATCTTATGTATGAAGAAGAGAATACATCAAAAGAAAGGTCTAAAAGTAGAAAAAAGTTGATGGATTTAAAAGAAAAGTTTTATAATTGTAAGGAAAGTAGCAGTGAGAACAGAGTTAGAGCTAAAGAAAATATAGTTAAAGCAGAAGGTAATATTAAGAAATTTGAACAACGTATTCCTAAAGAACTTTTGGATGAGTTTAATGAACTATGTTCTGTTAAAGGAACAGGAGCTGCCGTAATTTCAAAAGGAGTTTGTTCTGGGTGTAAAATGAAGGTATCTGCTGTTACTGTAGATGATATTAAAAAGAATAAGCATATAGTTTATTGTGATAATTGCGGTAGAATAGTACATTATAACCATTCAATTGAATAACTTACATTAAAAAATTAAAATTTTTGTTGTAATATTTTATTAGTTATGATATTATGTAATTCGTAAGTAAGTCAGACAATCGCTGCTGTAGAAATACAGGAGAGGAAAGTCCGGGCTTCATAGGGCAGGGTGCTGGGTAACACCCAGTCAGGGTGACCTGAAGGAAAGTGCAACAGAAATATACCGCCGAAATTTATTTCGGTAAGGTTGGAAAGGCGAGGTAAGAGCTCACCAGCGCATTGGTGACTTTGCGGCTATGTAAACCCCATCTGAAGCAAGATCGAATAGGAAAGCATATAAAAGCGGCCCGCTTTGCTTTCGGGTAGTATCGCTTGAGCCCACTGGTAACAATGGGCCTAGATAGATGATTGTCTAATACAGAACTCGGCTTATAGATTTGCTTACCCACTAGAAAACACTAGGTTTTGGCCTGGTGCTTTTTTACTTACATGGAGATATGTATTTGTGGTAGTGGAAATGTCTTTAGGATTATTATGAATGATTAATTTAGAAAACAAGAAAAGGGATATATATACAATATACCCCTTAACATACAACTTTTATTACTAAGCATTATAGATTCTTTGTTAAACCGGTTCTCTCATTAAAGGCCTCAATGTATTTATCAAGTTCTGGTCCCATTTGGTGAAGCTTACCCCAGTAATTATCATAATCATACCATTGTGCGTTTAATTCTTCTAAATCATATTGTTGTTGTTCAATCCATGTATAGTATTTAAGATTATGAATACGCTTTTTACTTTGATATGTTAATTCTTCCATACTATCAGTTCTAACACCTAAAACATTTCTATTATGATCTATAGCACCGTCAACAACTTCATAATCTCTTCCTCTTTGGGCAGTCATTTCTTGTAATCTTGATTGATACATTTCTGCTGAATCAGTAAGCACTGTTATTACCATATCATTTTCATTTAATTCGTAATATTTTGCGAATTTGATACATGAAAGTATATTTGCTGCACCTGATATACCAACCCATGAAAGTTTTTTAATTACATCTTCTTTAACTCCTGCAGACCTTAGATATTCTTGTCCAGCAGGTTCATTAAATAGACGGAACATAGCTAAACTATCATTATCATCTATTGCAATAACCATGTCTGTATTTCTTATATTATGAATCCATGGGACATGTTTGTCACCAATACCTTCAATTCTATGTTCGCCAAAACCATTGTTAAGCAGGGTTGGACATTGTAATGCCTCACCAACTGCAAATTTAGCATTTGGATATTGATCCTTTAAATAGTCTGCACTTCCTAAAGTTCCAGCTGATCCTGATGTTAAACATACGCCAGCAAGTTTTCCTTTCTCACCAGCTTCAGCTTTAATAACTGATTCCATAGCACTGCCAGTAACTTCATAATGCCATAAATGATTACCGAGTTCACCAAACTGATTAAATATAACAACATTATCTCTTGTTCTTCTTAGTTCCCATGTTTTATCATAGATTTCTTTTACGTTACTTTCAGAACCAGGGGTAGCGATAACTTCTCCAGCTACTTTTTTGAGCCAATCAAAACGTTCTTTACTCATATTTTCCGGCAAGATAGCAATTGAACTGCAGCCTAATAAAGCTGAGTTATAAGCTCCTCCACGGCAGAAGTTACCTGTTGAAGGCCATACTGCCTGATGGTAAGTAGGATCAAATTGACCAGTTACTAGACGTGGAACTAGACAAGCAAAGCTTGCCCCAACTTTATGAGCTCCTGTTGGAAAGAACTTTCCTGCCATAGCAAAAATTCTAGCTTTAACACCTGAAATTTCAGGAGGAATCTCAATATAGTTTGGTAATTTGTTGTACAAACCACCTTTTGCTACAGGCTCATTATACCAGGAAATTCTAAATAAATTAATGGGATCTATGTCCCATAATCCTGTTTCTTTTAATCTAGCTTTAATTTTTGCAGGTACCTTGCTGGAGTCTTTCATTTGTGCTAGTGTTGGAATAATGATGTTTTTCTCTTTAGCACTGGCTGCTGTCTTTTTCAATTGTTCTTCATTGATTGTTAAATCGATCAATTTATGCATCCTTTTTACCTCCTAATTTATACAAATTAAAATTAGACTAACTAGTTAGTCAACATATTCTATTCTTTAGTATATAATATTTTTTAATACATGTCAAAAATAACCATAGCAATCTAGTATAAATTGAATTTATATGATGAATAAAATATATAAATTTGATTATATATTAAAAAGTTGGTAATATCAATTTGTATAAATTTATGGGGAGGTTAGAAATGATTACATATATTATAGTATGTCCGCTGGTTTTTATTGCAGGTTTTGTAGATGCAATTGCAGGGGGAGGAGGACTTATATCGCTTCCAGCATATATGATTTCAGGGATTCCGGTTCATTTTGCTATTGGTACAAATAAAATGAGTTCTTGTATGGGGACAATTATAGCTACATGTCGTTATGCTAAAAATGGATATATAAAGTTGAAACTAGGAATTTGCAGCGCAGTTTGTGCTTTGATCGGGTCACCGCTTGGGGCTCTTATTTCCTTAAAAATAGAAGACTTTTATTTTAAAATTTTAATGTTGTTCATTTTGCCTATAACAGCATTTTATGTCTTACATAAGCATAATCTTGAAGATAATAAACAGGAAACATCAATGAATTATAAAACATACATAACATG contains:
- a CDS encoding zinc ribbon domain-containing protein — its product is MINLLIEIQKNMGIIKKNKKDIKEDSNVSLLKEMKKEFEAEKLNYKNIDNKFKKIEEDMKELEEKISKLKGDIKIDENKLYGDMKYDLKFMETLEKSIKLKENDIKKLEEDSLNLMYEEENTSKERSKSRKKLMDLKEKFYNCKESSSENRVRAKENIVKAEGNIKKFEQRIPKELLDEFNELCSVKGTGAAVISKGVCSGCKMKVSAVTVDDIKKNKHIVYCDNCGRIVHYNHSIE
- a CDS encoding pyridoxal-phosphate dependent enzyme, with the translated sequence MHKLIDLTINEEQLKKTAASAKEKNIIIPTLAQMKDSSKVPAKIKARLKETGLWDIDPINLFRISWYNEPVAKGGLYNKLPNYIEIPPEISGVKARIFAMAGKFFPTGAHKVGASFACLVPRLVTGQFDPTYHQAVWPSTGNFCRGGAYNSALLGCSSIAILPENMSKERFDWLKKVAGEVIATPGSESNVKEIYDKTWELRRTRDNVVIFNQFGELGNHLWHYEVTGSAMESVIKAEAGEKGKLAGVCLTSGSAGTLGSADYLKDQYPNAKFAVGEALQCPTLLNNGFGEHRIEGIGDKHVPWIHNIRNTDMVIAIDDNDSLAMFRLFNEPAGQEYLRSAGVKEDVIKKLSWVGISGAANILSCIKFAKYYELNENDMVITVLTDSAEMYQSRLQEMTAQRGRDYEVVDGAIDHNRNVLGVRTDSMEELTYQSKKRIHNLKYYTWIEQQQYDLEELNAQWYDYDNYWGKLHQMGPELDKYIEAFNERTGLTKNL
- a CDS encoding Nif3-like dinuclear metal center hexameric protein, with translation MYLRVQDIHDILEKRAPSILKESYDNVGLMVGDMKCEVGSILVALDCTLEVIEEALRNNCNLIFTHHPLLFKRPYTITTDTLIGKKIIELIRNNINVYSSHTNLDSVKGGINDIIMEKLGLTNHDVIEPSRIKNYGENDCGIGRIASLTEPMTLARFCNEVKKCLNISSVRYSGNELKIINKVALINGSGQDYFDAAKALGADCVITGDTTYHYVSDFQEQGIAVIDAGHFGTEWPAMEIIANFLRHEIKVRGFENTVILSKVNKSPYKYK
- a CDS encoding tRNA (adenine(22)-N(1))-methyltransferase, coding for MEISLRLKIVSSMVDNCECVADIGTDHGYVPIYLVESKVCKRAIASDINKGPVEKARFNIKLHGLENKIDVRLGSGLASIKPGEAQYVIIAGMGGNLIRDIIIDGMEIFKKADALILQPMRNSEVLREYIYKSGFKIIDEELCIDENRFYEIIKIRYDNERQEVDSIFYEVGKALIDKKHKLLLKFVRSKIESYNKIILNIKDNTELARSRKEDLCNKIKKLQELIECI
- a CDS encoding sulfite exporter TauE/SafE family protein, translating into MITYIIVCPLVFIAGFVDAIAGGGGLISLPAYMISGIPVHFAIGTNKMSSCMGTIIATCRYAKNGYIKLKLGICSAVCALIGSPLGALISLKIEDFYFKILMLFILPITAFYVLHKHNLEDNKQETSMNYKTYITCMLIAFFLGIYDGFYGPGTGTFLLLLLTSIANLSMNTSAGITKAINLSSNVASLVTFIINAKVFLVLGLVAGLFSIAGNYIGSGYFTKSGSKIVRPVIIIVLTIFFIKILVEILSKQL
- a CDS encoding PH domain-containing protein, producing MKTTYKSAKGLGVWTIVGITVIYNVFMIVLINFINSYEIFNLFKLAFIAVNAYQIYYIIICGTLKYSMDEENLYITSMFKFKNEKIPFKDIRMYQKSKGYIKGVKLSGYGKSKFAIGRSFIHKVGRTYMFVTSTKNVIYLKTDDITYGISPENFQEFELKIQERHIENLQWQNKLNKGVELRKEPKFLVPFIIAAIIVLMLTLNPIIMYLYGNLPDRMPLSFNPNFIAVEFGTGKQFAFKQMTYGLLNMGLLFCMYYAAYIFSKYDKKVFYKFIYTALVVAAFFLIMQIRILCTFK